A genomic stretch from Helianthus annuus cultivar XRQ/B chromosome 1, HanXRQr2.0-SUNRISE, whole genome shotgun sequence includes:
- the LOC118479743 gene encoding G-type lectin S-receptor-like serine/threonine-protein kinase RLK1, producing the protein MWITHFLTHTHDRLDPYTTRNIKINSNIHKKVGNSFPDDTIVETNIARFTYQKLIKATDGFKDELGKGAFGKVYKGVIGTKIVAVKKLETVVQDGQREFKTEVNTIARTHHKNLVQLLGYCDDGENRLLIYEYMSNGTLAFFLFGGMRPSWKQRSYIAVGIAKGLTYLHEDCSNQIIHCDIKPQNILLDDCYNAKIADFGMAKLLMINQSRTNTGIRGTKGYVAPEWFRNTPVTVKVDVYSFGVLLLEIISCRKCVVFNDDDAEDAEVLMDLAWDCYQEGRLDAFVENDSEALDDFEKLTIFMRVGLWCVQENPSLRPTMKKVIQMLEGVIEVTEPPCPCPFSVSSC; encoded by the coding sequence ATGTGGATAACCCATTTTCTGACCCATACCCATGACCGACTTGACCCGTATACAACCCGTAACATCAAGATTAATTCCAACATCCACAAGAAGGTCGGAAATTCATTTCCAGATGATACAATTGTCGAAACTAATATAGCTCGTTTTACATATCAGAAACTAATCAAAGCTACTGATGGGTTCAAGGATGAGTTGGGAAAGGGGGCTTTTGGGAAAGTCTATAAAGGTGTAATAGGGACAAAGATTGTGGCGGTTAAGAAGCTGGAAACTGTGGTTCAAGATGGCCAAAGGGAATTCAAAACTGAGGTCAACACGATTGCAAGGACACATCACAAGAATTTGGTACAGCTACTTGGCTATTGTGATGATGGTGAGAATCGGTTATTGATTTACGAATACATGAGCAATGGTACTTTGGCATTCTTTCTTTTTGGAGGCATGAGACCAAGTTGGAAACAGAGGAGTTATATTGCTGTAGGCATTGCAAAGGGACTCACATACCTTCATGAAGACTGTAGCAACCAGATCATCCACTGTGACATAAAGCCTcagaatatacttcttgatgatTGCTACAATGCTAAGATTGCTGACTTTGGAATGGCAAAGCTTTTGATGATTAATCAAAGTCGAACGAACACTGGAATAAGAGGAACaaaaggatatgttgctcctGAATGGTTTAGGAACACCCCTGTCACAGTCAAGGTTGATGTCTATAGCTTTGGCGTCTTGTTATTAGAGATCATTTCATGCcgaaagtgtgtggttttcaacGACGATGATGCTGAAGATGCAGAAGTTTTAATGGATTTGGCATGGGATTGCTATCAAGAAGGCAGATTGGATGCATTTGTTGAGAATGATTCGGAGGCCTTAGATGATTTCGAGAAACTAACAATATTTATGAGGGTTGGTCTTTGGTGTGTACAAGAAAACCCTTCACTGAGGCCAACTATGAAAAAGGTTATCCAGATGCTTGAAGGAGTCATTGAAGTGACCGAACCTCCATGTCCATGCCCCTTCTCTGTTAGTTCCTGCTAA
- the LOC110876660 gene encoding G-type lectin S-receptor-like serine/threonine-protein kinase LECRK2, translating to MALVPLYLIIFLTSLLHFVAAQQTNGSVSVSASLTATPDAKPWLSSSGEFAFGFKQIQGKDNFLLSIWYDKIPEKTIIWYPEGGPTVSTGSKVDLVDKRGLVLSDPRGKEVMVRGGVINSKMDKTNFAGGRFQLRMLQDGNLVLNTLDMFSGSAGEAYYISRTLDGSNSTNSGFQLVFDETGYMYILRRNGERFDLTVRGSLPSGDYYHRATLDSDGVFTQYYHPKNEGTSWRVIWFVPENICTTKDSKACGLNNVCSFDDNRPNCECPLGFSLLDPNTPYGDCKPDFTPSCDEGESNHGGDVLDFIELNNIDWPFSDYVHMNPSNEQTCRTSCLNDCFCAVAVYRDNQCWKKQLPLNNGFKDTSNNVKAFLKFRKTDGPSRTGENKSGTGENTNRRTWILGGSVLLSTSVLGIVLLISVIYVCFFQIHCWLSAQDQTHKV from the exons ATGGCCTTAGTCCCATTGTATCTCATCATTTTTCTAACTAGTTTGCTACATTTTGTAGCAGCACAACAGACTAATGGTTCTGTATCTGTTAGTGCATCACTCACAGCTACACCCGATGCCAAACCATGGCTTTCGTCTTCTGGTGAATTTGCCTTTGGGTTCAAACAAATTCAAGGCAAAGATAACTTCTTGTTATCAATATGGTATGACAAGATACCTGAGAAAACTATCATCTGGTATCCAGAAGGTGGTCCAACGGTGTCCACAGGATCCAAAGTTGACCTGGTTGACAAGCGTGGGCTCGTACTCAGTGATCCTCGAGGCAAAGAG GTTATGGTTAGAGGAGGAGTGATCAACTCCAAGATGGACAAAACAAACTTCGCTGGTGGAAGATTCCAGTTACGTATGCTTCAAGATGGGAATCTTGTTCTTAATACTCTTGATATGTTTTCTGGTTCTGCTGGTGAAGCATACTATATTAGTAGAACGCTAGACGGATCCAATTCAACGAATTCGGGTTTCCAACTGGTTTTTGATGAGACAGGATACATGTATATATTGAGAAGAAATGGTGAAAGGTTTGATCTTACTGTAAGAGGCTCACTTCCTTCTGGAGATTACTATCACAGAGCTACCCTTGATTCCGATGGGGTTTTTACTCAATACTACCACCCCAAGAATGAGGGTACGAGCTGGAGAGTTATATGGTTTGTCCCAGAAAACATATGTACAACTAAAGATAGCAAAGCATGTGGGCTAAACAATGTTTGCAGCTTTGATGACAATCGGCCAAACTGTGAATGCCCACTGGGGTTCTCTTTACTTGATCCCAATACTCCGTATGGTGACTGCAAACCTGATTTCACTCCGAGCTGTGACGAAGGTGAGTCAAATCATGGGGGAGATGTGCTTGATTTCATCGAGCTAAATAATATTGATTGGCCATTTTCCGACTATGTGCACATGAACCCGAGTAACGAGCAAACCTGTAGAACTTCTTGCTTGAACGATTGTTTCTGTGCAGTTGCAGTTTACAGGGACAACCAGTGTTGGAAGAAGCAGCTTCCACTTAACAATGGATTTAAAGATACTTCAAATAATGTGAAGGCCTTCCTGAAATTTAGGAAAACTGATGGTCCTTCTAGAACAGGAGAAAACAAAAGCGGAACGGGAGAAAATACAAATCGAAGAACTTGGATATTAGGGGGATCAGTCCTCTTAAGTACGTCTGTGTTAGGAATTGTTCTATTGATTAGTGTGATATATGTGTGTTTCTTTCAAATCCACTGTTGGTTATCAGCCCAAGATCAAACACACAAAGTTTAA